From Desulfovibrio inopinatus DSM 10711, the proteins below share one genomic window:
- a CDS encoding NADH-quinone oxidoreductase subunit D encodes MTTVFDNRRGLDDAHPGDSYTLRFMEGQQPDTLILNMGPQHPSTHGVLRVILELDGEYILRAEPVLGYVHRMQEKMGEVKSYAQYLPNMGRVDYLHAMAWNWAYVGAVERLAGIEVPERAEYIRVITTELNRITSHLLWWGAYLLDLGAFTPIMYAFDDRERILDLLQMITGSRLTYCYYRFGGVACDVSDTFVSEAKAFCSYMRTRFGMYKDLVTDNIILRKRCEDIGVISEDMLIRYGATGPVARGSGVPYDVRRAEPYGVYDRFDYNIPTYPKGDAMARYLVRMDELEQSLRILDQALEGLPDGEYINKKAPKAKWKAPAGESYFAVEGARGKIGIYLVSDGTNVPYRVRLRAPGYSNLSLFAELAKGTMLADAVSILGSLDLVIPEIDR; translated from the coding sequence ATGACAACCGTTTTCGATAATCGCCGCGGCCTTGACGATGCCCATCCGGGGGATAGCTACACCCTGCGGTTCATGGAAGGCCAGCAACCTGACACGCTTATTCTCAATATGGGGCCGCAGCACCCGTCCACACACGGGGTTTTGCGGGTCATTCTTGAACTCGACGGAGAGTATATCCTACGGGCTGAACCTGTTCTGGGGTATGTCCATCGTATGCAAGAGAAAATGGGCGAAGTGAAATCCTATGCTCAATACCTGCCAAACATGGGGCGGGTAGACTACTTGCACGCCATGGCCTGGAACTGGGCATATGTCGGAGCCGTCGAACGGTTGGCCGGGATTGAAGTCCCGGAACGTGCAGAATACATTCGGGTCATTACCACTGAACTCAACCGGATCACCTCGCACTTGTTGTGGTGGGGAGCATATCTGCTTGACCTTGGTGCGTTCACACCGATCATGTATGCGTTCGATGACCGCGAACGTATTCTTGATCTTCTGCAAATGATTACCGGGTCGCGTTTGACGTACTGTTATTACCGCTTCGGCGGCGTCGCCTGCGATGTTTCCGATACATTTGTCAGTGAAGCCAAAGCCTTCTGCAGCTATATGCGGACCCGATTTGGCATGTATAAAGATCTCGTCACAGACAACATCATTCTGCGTAAACGGTGCGAAGATATCGGTGTCATTTCTGAAGATATGCTCATCCGATATGGCGCAACCGGACCTGTCGCACGTGGTTCAGGGGTTCCCTACGATGTGCGCCGGGCTGAACCGTATGGGGTCTATGACCGATTTGATTATAACATTCCGACGTATCCCAAGGGCGATGCCATGGCACGGTATCTCGTGCGTATGGATGAGCTTGAGCAGTCTTTACGTATTCTTGACCAGGCGCTCGAAGGGCTTCCGGATGGCGAATACATCAACAAAAAAGCACCAAAAGCGAAATGGAAGGCCCCGGCAGGGGAATCGTATTTCGCCGTCGAAGGGGCGCGTGGTAAAATCGGTATCTATCTCGTGAGCGATGGAACCAACGTACCGTATCGCGTCAGATTGCGTGCGCCGGGATATTCCAACTTGAGTCTGTTCGCCGAACTGGCGAAAGGCACCATGCTGGCTGACGCGGTTTCCATCTTAGGAAGCCTTGACCTCGTCATTCCGGAAATCGACAGGTAA
- a CDS encoding molybdopterin-dependent oxidoreductase, whose translation MGEPQKVFSVCGMCTVRCPIQVDVEDGDVTFIQGNPHSGLKGALCARGAAGYALEHDVERPQFPMIRVGERGQGKWRRVSWDEALDHVADKLKTIIKANGPETVLWSDRGGPFPDLHQAFMRGIGSPNYCNHDAACARNVQHAAKSVMGIGRKDVSYDYKNAKHIVLQTRNIFEAINVSEVNQVLDGMAAGAKLTVIDVRGTVTAGKADNFFMIRPGTDHAFNLAVIHTLISEKLYDADYVSRVVDGFDDLVSYIQPYTPKWAETETGVKADQIITFARQLASAAPAVIWHPGWMVARYETSFHVCRTAYIINALLGSIGAKGGLAITNKPGDYGRKGLKKLVDLFPKPETKRADGAGWKHPHIDAGPGLVNLAYDAITTGDPYPIKAYLCFRHDPLMAFPDPDALKKKWENLDLLVSVTFSWSDTAWHSDVILPMSPYLSRESIIACKNGLKPHLFVRKRALSPRYDTKSEWEILCGLASRLGMESLAFESIEAIWNYQLEPTGVSLEDFDATGMVSLADSAKYRTLDELSFPTPSGKLEMISEKWEKAGYASLPQYVSPASPPAGQFRITFGRCGVHTQGHTVNNPLLNEQMPINPIWINEERAKELGIVDGDPVTVSSNGYTAKSTAFVTKFIHPEAVFMVHGFGHKLPVETRAFNQGVADNELMPGGLEIIDMHGGGVAMQEHFITISKG comes from the coding sequence ATGGGTGAACCCCAAAAAGTCTTCAGTGTCTGTGGCATGTGTACTGTCCGTTGTCCCATCCAGGTGGATGTGGAAGACGGCGATGTCACCTTTATTCAAGGCAACCCCCATTCTGGCCTGAAAGGCGCGTTATGTGCCCGTGGTGCGGCAGGGTATGCTTTAGAACACGATGTTGAGCGCCCGCAGTTTCCCATGATCCGTGTCGGAGAACGTGGTCAGGGAAAATGGCGTCGTGTTTCCTGGGATGAAGCGCTTGACCATGTTGCCGACAAGCTTAAGACCATTATAAAAGCGAACGGCCCTGAAACCGTTCTTTGGTCCGATCGTGGTGGTCCGTTCCCCGACCTTCATCAAGCATTCATGCGCGGCATTGGTTCTCCTAATTACTGTAATCACGACGCAGCGTGTGCCCGAAATGTCCAACACGCGGCCAAGTCGGTGATGGGCATCGGCCGCAAAGACGTGTCGTATGACTATAAAAACGCCAAGCATATCGTTTTACAAACACGCAACATTTTCGAAGCCATCAATGTCAGCGAAGTAAACCAGGTGCTTGATGGCATGGCCGCCGGAGCAAAGCTCACCGTTATCGATGTGCGCGGAACAGTCACGGCAGGCAAGGCTGATAACTTTTTCATGATCCGTCCAGGCACAGACCATGCGTTTAACCTGGCCGTCATTCATACGCTTATTTCGGAGAAACTCTACGACGCGGACTATGTCTCCCGCGTCGTCGACGGATTCGATGACCTTGTTTCTTATATCCAACCGTACACCCCCAAATGGGCCGAAACCGAAACCGGCGTCAAAGCCGACCAGATTATCACGTTTGCCAGACAGCTCGCGTCAGCGGCTCCTGCTGTTATCTGGCATCCAGGCTGGATGGTTGCTCGTTATGAAACGTCCTTCCATGTTTGCCGGACAGCTTATATCATTAATGCCCTCCTCGGCTCCATCGGAGCCAAAGGCGGCTTGGCTATTACCAATAAACCCGGTGACTACGGTCGGAAGGGGCTGAAAAAACTCGTTGATCTTTTTCCCAAGCCCGAAACGAAACGCGCTGACGGTGCCGGCTGGAAACATCCGCATATTGATGCCGGCCCAGGGCTGGTCAACCTTGCCTACGATGCCATTACAACGGGTGATCCTTACCCCATTAAAGCATACCTGTGTTTCCGACACGACCCCTTAATGGCCTTTCCCGACCCTGACGCTTTGAAAAAGAAATGGGAAAACCTGGACTTGCTCGTATCGGTCACGTTTTCCTGGTCGGATACGGCGTGGCATAGCGACGTGATTTTGCCGATGTCCCCCTATCTTTCGCGGGAAAGCATTATTGCTTGTAAAAATGGTCTCAAACCGCATTTATTTGTTCGGAAACGTGCTTTGAGCCCACGCTATGACACCAAGTCCGAATGGGAAATTCTGTGTGGGCTTGCCTCCCGTCTTGGTATGGAATCCCTTGCTTTTGAATCCATAGAAGCGATTTGGAACTACCAGCTCGAACCGACAGGTGTTTCTCTCGAAGATTTCGACGCGACGGGTATGGTTTCGCTTGCCGACAGTGCTAAATATCGGACGTTGGATGAGCTCTCTTTCCCCACCCCATCGGGCAAACTGGAGATGATCAGCGAAAAATGGGAAAAGGCAGGGTATGCTTCTCTGCCGCAATATGTGTCTCCAGCATCACCGCCAGCGGGACAATTCCGCATCACTTTTGGTCGTTGCGGCGTTCATACCCAAGGACATACGGTCAACAATCCGCTGCTCAATGAACAAATGCCGATCAACCCGATTTGGATCAATGAAGAACGTGCCAAAGAACTTGGCATTGTCGACGGCGATCCCGTCACCGTCTCTTCTAATGGATACACGGCGAAATCAACGGCGTTTGTCACCAAGTTCATTCACCCTGAAGCCGTCTTCATGGTGCACGGATTCGGACACAAACTGCCCGTTGAAACGCGTGCCTTTAATCAAGGTGTTGCCGACAACGAACTCATGCCCGGTGGCCTTGAGATAATCGACATGCACGGCGGTGGTGTTGCCATGCAAGAGCATTTCATCACCATCTCTAAAGGATAA
- a CDS encoding LutC/YkgG family protein produces the protein MTDPSQRTAFLTRVRNALRHTSDHDTFDSDEAAAIQAFNAKAGQARDRTKEERLALAEGLDATGQAARFQVYLVKTPDEIGPILASIASDYEPEWSQDNILIAWDHPLVDAALPSITAALPDALLSTLSRDPEQYHSRARSSFIGITGADFIVAESATILMLSGPGRPRSTSLLPSIHAAIVSLDRICADYGELYSLLREYHHEHGLPNTVTFVSGPSKTADIEAVMVHGAHGPRAACLFIVLGE, from the coding sequence GTGACTGATCCTTCACAACGGACGGCGTTTCTCACACGTGTTCGCAACGCACTTCGTCACACGTCGGACCATGACACATTCGATTCAGATGAAGCGGCAGCAATACAGGCATTCAATGCCAAAGCCGGACAGGCCAGGGACCGGACGAAGGAAGAGCGCTTGGCTCTGGCTGAAGGGCTTGATGCAACTGGCCAGGCTGCACGGTTTCAGGTCTATCTCGTCAAAACACCGGACGAAATCGGCCCGATACTCGCATCCATAGCGTCCGATTACGAACCGGAGTGGAGCCAGGACAATATCCTCATCGCGTGGGATCATCCTTTGGTGGATGCTGCTCTACCGTCCATCACCGCCGCACTTCCCGACGCTTTGTTGAGTACATTGTCTCGAGATCCCGAACAGTACCACTCACGCGCCCGGTCAAGTTTTATCGGTATCACAGGCGCCGATTTCATCGTTGCGGAATCAGCGACAATCCTCATGCTCTCCGGTCCAGGGCGCCCCCGATCTACGTCGCTCTTACCCTCAATTCATGCGGCAATCGTCAGTCTGGACAGAATCTGCGCCGATTATGGAGAATTGTACAGTCTCCTTCGTGAATATCATCACGAACACGGATTGCCAAACACGGTCACATTTGTTTCCGGACCAAGCAAAACCGCAGATATCGAGGCCGTCATGGTCCACGGCGCACATGGTCCCCGTGCAGCCTGTCTTTTCATCGTTCTTGGGGAATAA
- a CDS encoding NADH-quinone oxidoreductase subunit A: MVFSWLNVAILMFLLMGLAFAGGPLVGSILLAPKARGGAMGLPYECGMPPHGPSWIRFGISYYFYALIFLAFDVDVLYLFPVATWYPRSAGFFPFVEILIFVGVLFLAILYFLKKGVFTWPRKIC, from the coding sequence ATGGTTTTCAGTTGGCTGAACGTCGCCATTCTCATGTTTCTCCTCATGGGATTGGCTTTTGCCGGCGGGCCGTTGGTAGGATCTATCCTGCTTGCACCCAAGGCGCGGGGTGGAGCTATGGGGTTGCCGTATGAATGCGGCATGCCCCCACACGGCCCCTCATGGATTCGTTTCGGCATCAGTTACTACTTTTATGCACTGATTTTTTTGGCATTTGATGTCGACGTGCTCTATCTGTTTCCCGTTGCCACCTGGTATCCCCGCTCCGCGGGCTTCTTTCCGTTTGTGGAAATCCTGATCTTCGTCGGGGTGTTGTTCCTGGCAATCCTCTACTTCTTGAAAAAAGGCGTGTTCACATGGCCGAGAAAGATTTGCTGA
- a CDS encoding response regulator: MSRSNDDKKRLLVIDDSWPVRLSFERMLREAGYHVSSAATFEEGERFIAEIAFDLVLTDIILDESSGLDLLAYVKSVAPETPVIVITGQPDIDVATNALRLGAFDFLQKPVVRTELLRSVTRALAYRAVVDEKHELERTLAFREKTLSALFDASLSPMLLLSPQCEIMAMNAAAAKVLQIGRDDALGKNIAEFIPDNVKATNIMFWEQALCEKQPVRFEARFDEVIFDVNFCPVLDDDNTVTSVAVHTADLTRHAASERALLEIKSHLEDLVVERTRELTSANTRLTREVAEREDAERIISRQKAFLAQIVENLPVGVLAKDVNDNFRVMLWNAKMEEITGIFRDDALGHEFSSFVTDEQAQSIRRSDLEAIERGEPIEVSSESFDMPTGRVLIKVVKAAVFGETGEAEYVMSIVEDVSKRLRMEQELVAAKEQAEAANQAKSAFLASMSHEIRTPMNAIIGLTDLTLKHTKDFKQRDRLRTVKESARMLQQIITDILDLSKIEAGRMELDSIDFDLRDIVSSTIRIMAVNAREKGLPIIYEIDQDVPQYVRGDPIRLRQIILNLVGNAIKFTSEGGIVVSVSKMRHHREAPGTVSLLCTVSDTGMGIAKDKIDDVFNRFSQADSSTTREYGGTGLGLTISSELVRMMNGWIWMESALGEGTDVFFKIVLEIGDPEKAKAIQHEQAIAKPRPVMTKRRILVAEDNPINAEVTREILSELGHSVFVVENGRQAVDAMRDAHFDLAFMDVEMPVMDGIAATRRIRRGEAGEHAADVPIIALTAHALVEVREKCRRAGMDDYMTKPVDFDQLIPIMENVIRNRFEVHSANDVQRDGLSENAQNRPVFDQEGALTRLLGNEKLLERIIIALLDDMPNRLEKLQQVVEEGDVENIRLITHNLSGALAAVGAVSSQYLSDNLRETAKSGEMENLPVLYANLKAELEAFTEAARPRGAASE; encoded by the coding sequence ATGAGCCGGTCCAACGACGACAAAAAGCGTCTTCTTGTCATTGACGATTCCTGGCCCGTCAGACTCTCGTTTGAACGTATGCTTCGGGAGGCCGGATACCATGTGAGTTCGGCCGCAACGTTTGAAGAGGGAGAGCGATTTATTGCGGAAATTGCCTTTGACTTGGTTTTAACGGACATCATTCTTGATGAATCATCAGGGCTTGATCTCCTGGCGTATGTAAAAAGTGTTGCCCCGGAGACGCCGGTTATTGTTATTACGGGGCAGCCCGATATTGATGTTGCAACAAATGCGTTACGACTCGGAGCATTCGATTTCTTGCAAAAGCCGGTTGTTCGTACCGAGTTGTTGCGTTCCGTGACACGAGCCCTCGCCTACAGGGCTGTTGTCGATGAGAAGCATGAACTTGAACGCACCCTTGCATTTCGTGAAAAAACACTTTCCGCTTTGTTTGACGCCTCGCTTTCTCCGATGCTGCTTCTCTCTCCTCAATGTGAAATCATGGCAATGAATGCCGCAGCTGCAAAAGTTTTGCAAATTGGACGAGATGACGCTCTTGGGAAAAACATTGCTGAATTCATCCCAGATAACGTCAAAGCCACGAACATCATGTTTTGGGAACAGGCCTTATGTGAAAAACAACCGGTTCGATTCGAAGCGCGATTCGATGAGGTTATTTTTGACGTTAATTTTTGTCCTGTTCTTGATGACGATAATACCGTGACGAGTGTGGCCGTGCATACGGCAGACTTGACGCGTCATGCTGCGTCAGAACGTGCTTTGCTTGAGATAAAGTCACACTTGGAAGACCTCGTTGTGGAGCGCACACGGGAGCTGACGAGTGCGAATACTCGCCTTACGCGTGAAGTGGCGGAGCGCGAAGATGCCGAGCGTATCATTTCGCGACAAAAGGCTTTTCTTGCACAAATTGTTGAAAATCTCCCCGTTGGTGTTCTGGCAAAAGACGTGAATGATAATTTTCGCGTGATGTTATGGAATGCCAAGATGGAAGAAATTACCGGGATTTTTCGCGATGACGCTCTCGGCCACGAGTTTTCTTCTTTTGTAACAGATGAACAAGCCCAAAGCATTCGACGATCTGACTTGGAAGCCATCGAGCGTGGTGAGCCTATTGAGGTTTCATCGGAAAGCTTTGATATGCCAACGGGTAGAGTGCTGATCAAAGTCGTCAAAGCTGCTGTGTTTGGCGAAACAGGTGAAGCAGAATATGTGATGTCCATTGTCGAAGATGTATCCAAGCGTCTTCGCATGGAGCAGGAATTGGTTGCTGCCAAAGAACAGGCCGAGGCCGCCAACCAAGCGAAAAGTGCATTTCTTGCATCCATGAGCCACGAGATTCGTACGCCAATGAATGCCATTATTGGTCTTACGGATCTTACGCTGAAACATACGAAAGATTTCAAGCAACGTGACAGGCTCCGGACCGTCAAAGAGTCGGCCCGGATGCTGCAACAAATTATTACCGATATTTTGGATTTGTCTAAAATTGAGGCCGGTCGCATGGAGCTTGACTCCATTGACTTCGATCTCCGAGATATTGTTTCATCCACGATTCGCATTATGGCCGTGAATGCGCGAGAGAAAGGTCTCCCCATCATCTATGAAATCGATCAGGATGTGCCGCAATATGTCAGAGGTGATCCTATTCGATTGCGTCAGATCATACTCAACCTTGTTGGAAACGCGATTAAGTTTACATCAGAAGGCGGTATTGTCGTCAGTGTGAGCAAAATGCGTCATCATCGTGAAGCTCCCGGTACGGTCAGTTTGCTTTGCACGGTGAGTGATACGGGGATGGGAATAGCCAAGGACAAAATCGATGATGTTTTTAATCGGTTCAGCCAGGCAGATAGCTCGACGACACGAGAATATGGCGGCACGGGTTTGGGATTGACGATCAGTTCGGAACTTGTGCGCATGATGAATGGGTGGATATGGATGGAGAGCGCATTGGGTGAGGGGACCGATGTCTTCTTTAAAATCGTCTTGGAAATCGGGGATCCGGAAAAAGCCAAAGCTATTCAACATGAGCAGGCTATAGCAAAACCGCGCCCCGTTATGACCAAGCGTCGCATTTTGGTTGCAGAAGACAATCCGATCAACGCAGAGGTGACACGAGAGATCTTAAGTGAGTTAGGACACTCCGTTTTTGTGGTAGAAAATGGCAGGCAAGCTGTCGATGCCATGCGTGATGCCCACTTTGACCTTGCATTTATGGATGTGGAGATGCCGGTCATGGACGGGATTGCAGCGACACGGCGCATCAGACGAGGAGAAGCCGGTGAACATGCTGCCGATGTTCCCATCATTGCGTTGACTGCTCATGCTTTGGTTGAAGTCAGGGAGAAGTGTCGTCGAGCCGGTATGGATGACTATATGACAAAGCCCGTTGATTTCGATCAGCTTATTCCTATTATGGAGAATGTGATTAGGAATCGTTTCGAAGTCCATTCGGCAAATGATGTGCAACGGGATGGTCTTTCGGAAAATGCGCAGAATCGTCCGGTTTTTGACCAAGAAGGTGCGCTCACACGCTTACTGGGCAACGAAAAATTGCTGGAACGTATCATTATTGCGTTGTTGGATGATATGCCCAACCGTTTAGAAAAACTCCAGCAAGTGGTTGAGGAAGGTGACGTAGAGAATATTCGGCTTATCACGCATAATCTTAGTGGGGCATTGGCGGCCGTTGGAGCCGTGTCCTCTCAGTATCTGTCCGATAATTTGCGCGAAACGGCAAAAAGCGGGGAGATGGAGAACCTTCCAGTTCTCTATGCGAACCTGAAGGCCGAGCTTGAAGCGTTTACTGAAGCGGCTCGCCCCAGAGGAGCCGCTTCAGAATAG
- a CDS encoding NADH-quinone oxidoreductase subunit C: MSQPDFHFLKNACVGECEFRKSGEVLSVFLEEDDLLTVVKALRKNDYFLEDVTGLDVAEGLLVLYHFDHFREPGRISLRVLLLRDNPVIPSIAPIYHGAEWHERETADFYGITFEGNPNPAPLLLPDDDTPPPLLKSDAKRAGLYKVKPFHEFVHCPEHHPLVQRLYANTADKDEGEQGK, translated from the coding sequence ATGAGTCAGCCTGATTTTCATTTTCTCAAGAATGCCTGTGTTGGGGAATGTGAGTTCCGGAAATCCGGTGAAGTTCTAAGCGTTTTCCTGGAAGAAGACGATCTGCTTACCGTTGTCAAAGCGCTTCGCAAGAACGATTACTTTTTGGAAGATGTAACCGGACTCGACGTTGCCGAAGGTTTATTGGTTCTGTACCACTTCGATCACTTCCGTGAACCTGGCCGAATTTCTCTTCGCGTTTTACTCCTTCGTGATAATCCCGTCATCCCTTCTATCGCCCCCATCTATCATGGTGCAGAATGGCACGAACGGGAAACCGCTGATTTTTATGGCATTACGTTCGAAGGCAACCCCAATCCGGCTCCGCTGCTCTTGCCCGATGATGATACCCCGCCTCCTCTTCTCAAAAGTGATGCCAAGCGGGCAGGCTTGTATAAAGTGAAGCCGTTCCACGAATTTGTGCACTGCCCGGAACATCACCCCCTCGTACAGAGATTGTACGCCAATACGGCAGATAAAGACGAAGGAGAGCAGGGCAAATGA
- a CDS encoding LutB/LldF family L-lactate oxidation iron-sulfur protein → MTEIKTEHFKQAASSALNDEHLHGALRNLQNRIGKGALASYKTLPEGEGLRQVGRTIRRRTIAQLDHVLETLAANVEKRGGHVFFAQDAAEATAYCRRVAQKHQVKRVVKGKSMLSEEIGLNPALEEDGIEVVETDLGEYIIQLAGDSPSHIIAPAIHMTRQDIGRLFEEKLGTPYTEDPPELTLIARKTLREKFLHADMGISGGNIACAETGQVALVSNEGNIRMASTLPKVHIALIGMEKVAATLYDHHVVLRLLTRGAAAQNMSTYVSYVGGPRGNDEADGPEEFHLVIVDNGRMRILADPEFREILHCIKCGGCLNICPVYAKVGGHSYGFPYCGPIGTVAAPLLSGVNRAKDLIFGETLCGACRDICPVGNDLPRMILALRFKLAQGDQAWDVTPTSQGERLGYAAWAGLVRSHTGFTLAAKAAGAGQRLLPQKDGAISTLPPPLNGWTFGRDIRLLAKDPFSVRFRRMRATSCCRPNAEPNTKEENRD, encoded by the coding sequence ATGACCGAAATCAAGACAGAACACTTTAAACAGGCGGCAAGCTCTGCGCTCAATGACGAACATTTGCACGGAGCATTACGCAATTTGCAAAATCGTATAGGCAAAGGAGCGTTGGCCAGCTACAAAACACTCCCTGAAGGCGAAGGTCTCCGCCAAGTTGGTCGTACAATTCGCCGTCGAACAATCGCTCAACTCGACCACGTCCTTGAAACCCTGGCAGCAAACGTAGAGAAACGTGGTGGACACGTTTTTTTCGCTCAAGACGCTGCCGAAGCCACTGCCTACTGCCGTCGCGTTGCCCAAAAACATCAGGTTAAACGTGTCGTCAAAGGCAAGTCCATGCTGTCCGAAGAAATCGGCCTCAACCCGGCTTTGGAAGAAGATGGCATTGAGGTCGTAGAAACCGACCTTGGAGAATATATCATTCAACTTGCCGGGGATTCGCCATCGCATATTATTGCACCAGCCATTCACATGACGAGACAGGATATCGGGAGGCTATTCGAAGAAAAGCTCGGGACGCCCTACACGGAAGATCCTCCAGAACTTACGTTGATTGCCCGGAAAACATTGCGTGAGAAATTTCTTCATGCCGATATGGGAATCTCCGGGGGCAATATTGCTTGTGCAGAAACCGGTCAGGTGGCGCTTGTTTCCAACGAAGGCAACATTCGCATGGCATCGACCTTGCCCAAGGTGCATATTGCACTCATCGGAATGGAAAAAGTCGCCGCGACATTATATGATCACCATGTTGTTCTGCGTCTGCTGACTCGCGGAGCGGCAGCGCAAAACATGTCGACGTATGTCAGCTATGTCGGTGGTCCGCGGGGAAATGACGAAGCCGACGGGCCGGAAGAATTTCATCTCGTTATCGTCGATAACGGCCGCATGCGCATTCTGGCCGATCCGGAATTCAGAGAAATTCTCCATTGCATCAAGTGTGGTGGCTGTCTCAATATTTGTCCGGTCTATGCCAAGGTAGGAGGGCACAGCTATGGATTTCCGTACTGTGGCCCTATCGGTACTGTCGCCGCCCCATTGCTTTCCGGCGTCAACCGAGCGAAGGATCTTATTTTTGGTGAAACATTATGCGGAGCATGTCGCGATATTTGTCCAGTCGGCAATGATCTTCCGCGAATGATTCTTGCGCTGCGATTCAAATTGGCGCAAGGCGACCAGGCTTGGGATGTTACCCCGACCTCTCAAGGAGAACGTCTCGGCTATGCTGCATGGGCAGGGCTCGTCCGCTCTCATACAGGGTTTACCTTGGCCGCAAAAGCCGCCGGAGCCGGACAACGGCTGCTTCCCCAGAAAGACGGAGCCATCAGCACGCTTCCTCCTCCGCTCAATGGCTGGACTTTTGGACGAGATATTCGACTGTTGGCGAAAGACCCCTTTTCCGTTCGGTTTCGCCGCATGCGGGCTACGAGTTGTTGCCGTCCCAATGCCGAGCCCAACACCAAGGAGGAGAACCGTGACTGA
- a CDS encoding NADH-quinone oxidoreductase subunit B — translation MAEKDLLTPAQGVVDEALVPLALPRKFLDVCRAMSIWPMTFGLACCAIEMMSVGMARFDIARFGAEVFRPSPRQSDLMIVAGTVSRKMAPALVTLYEQMPAPRYVIAMGNCAISGGPFAFEGQYGIVEGVDKLIPVDIYIPGCPPRPEALLEGLFALQEKMTGKRWWPQPASPGSEAATCPASCVSVAPQAASTEEGK, via the coding sequence ATGGCCGAGAAAGATTTGCTGACACCCGCACAAGGGGTGGTGGACGAGGCGCTCGTACCGCTTGCGTTACCGCGTAAGTTTCTTGATGTCTGTCGCGCCATGTCCATTTGGCCCATGACATTTGGTCTGGCCTGCTGTGCTATTGAAATGATGTCCGTTGGTATGGCTCGTTTCGATATCGCGCGTTTTGGGGCGGAAGTGTTTAGACCGTCTCCTCGTCAATCTGACCTTATGATTGTCGCTGGAACGGTTTCCCGTAAGATGGCTCCTGCGCTGGTGACGTTGTACGAGCAAATGCCGGCTCCGCGCTATGTCATCGCCATGGGAAACTGTGCTATTTCCGGCGGCCCGTTCGCGTTTGAAGGCCAATATGGCATTGTCGAAGGCGTGGATAAGCTCATCCCGGTAGATATCTATATACCTGGCTGTCCTCCGCGTCCTGAAGCCCTTCTGGAAGGTCTTTTTGCTCTGCAGGAAAAGATGACCGGCAAACGCTGGTGGCCGCAACCGGCAAGCCCCGGAAGCGAAGCGGCAACGTGTCCGGCGTCGTGTGTATCAGTTGCGCCGCAAGCCGCGTCGACGGAGGAAGGGAAATGA